GAAAAAAGAAGAGCATCTCACTAATCTATTGTTTTCGACCAAGAATACAACGGAGTCATGAGATGCCCATAGACGAATTTATCATCAATATCTATTTAATGGTAGAGCAATATTACAAAATAGTCGTTACTGAACCCTTGCGAGGTGCAGGTTACGCGCCAAAGCTGAGTGATCCTGAGATCATTTGCATGGAACTGGTCGGTGAATTTTTAAACCTTGATCAAGACAAACAGATTTGGCAATATTTTACCCAGCACTGGCAAGCCTGGTTTCCAGCCATAGGCTCATATCCTAACTTCGCAAAGCATTGCGCGAATCTGTGGCAAGTCAAACAGCGGATACAAGATAACGTCAGTCAACTTGAGGGCCGTGACAACATCCATTTTATGGATGGTTTTCCGATACCCGTCTGTCATTATGGACGCGCTTATCGGCATAAAAACTATCAAGACTTAGCGGCTTTTAGCTACTGTGCGGCTAAGCAAGAGAGGTACTATGGCTTTGAAGGACATTTGCTTGTTAACTTATCGGGCATGATTAAAGGCTTTACCTTTGCTCCTGCCAATGTTGATGAAAGAGCGGTTGCGCCTGATATTACTGACAATATCTATGGTTTGCTCGGCGCTGATAAAGGGTATATCAGCCCTAGTCTCACTCAGTACTACGACGCTCAAGGAGTGGATTTACAAACGCCACTCAGAGCTAACATGAAAGAGGATAGACCCAAACCTGTGGTAAAACGGCTAATGAAAGCCCGCCGTATCGTTGAAACAGTCATTGGTCAGCTATCAGAACGATTTAATATACAAAGGGTACGAGCAAGAGATTTATGGCATTTGTCTCATCGATTGATTCGTAAAATTCTGTCACATAATCTATGCTTTGTACTCAACAAAAAACTTGGTAACCCGCCACTTCAGTTTGAATTGCTTATTTCAAGTTGAGAGTGGGGTAGTAAATAGTAATTTGATCATTTCACCGAATAAACGTACTTGTACAAAGCGCGTCATGATGGAATAAAATAGACCTGCGCCCAAGCATAAGTAGATTAATGCGGGGCTCCAAATAATTCCGTTTACTAAATTGACTAAACCTTCCATATACCTATTCCTTCAACTGTCTCAAAATGACTATATATGATGGTGCATAGAGTGGTTGACTTTAATACCTTTATTAAAGTCAACCACTCAAATTATCTGCATATACTTAAAACGATTGCTTAAG
This window of the Psychrobacter arcticus 273-4 genome carries:
- a CDS encoding IS982 family transposase → MPIDEFIINIYLMVEQYYKIVVTEPLRGAGYAPKLSDPEIICMELVGEFLNLDQDKQIWQYFTQHWQAWFPAIGSYPNFAKHCANLWQVKQRIQDNVSQLEGRDNIHFMDGFPIPVCHYGRAYRHKNYQDLAAFSYCAAKQERYYGFEGHLLVNLSGMIKGFTFAPANVDERAVAPDITDNIYGLLGADKGYISPSLTQYYDAQGVDLQTPLRANMKEDRPKPVVKRLMKARRIVETVIGQLSERFNIQRVRARDLWHLSHRLIRKILSHNLCFVLNKKLGNPPLQFELLISS